A genomic stretch from Musa acuminata AAA Group cultivar baxijiao unplaced genomic scaffold, Cavendish_Baxijiao_AAA HiC_scaffold_1138, whole genome shotgun sequence includes:
- the LOC135671133 gene encoding cytochrome P450 710A1-like, protein MWKKSLQLAAISAAMLEKSARLEIVALELDVTCTSWFRWHAPHGSGGVLREVAEAEAAGTRPPPENGDEEIGGHLFDFLFAAQDASTSSLLWAVALLDAHPDVLARVRGEVAALWAPESGAPITAEQVQQMRYTQAVAREVVRYRPPATMVPHIAGQPFPLTEWYTVPKGAIVFPSAYESSFQGFTEPQRFDPDRFSEQRAEDRVHKRHFLAFGAGAHQCVGQRYAINHLVLFIALFTSLVDFERHRTDGCDEIAYVPTIVPKDDCTVHLSRRGAPSL, encoded by the exons ATGtggaagaaatctctgcagcttgcagcgatttctgcagcgatgctggagaaatctgcaaggttggagatagttgca TTGGAACTTGACGTGACATGCACCTCATGGTTCCGATGGCATGCACCTCATGGTTCCGGTGGCGTATTGCGGGAGGTCGCGGAGGCGGAGGCCGCCGGGACGCGGCCGCCGCCGGAGAACGGGGACGAGGAGATCGGCGGCCACCTGTTCGACTTCCTATTCGCGGCGCAGGACGCGTCCACCTCGTCGCTGCTGTGGGCGGTGGCGCTGCTGGACGCGCACCCGGATGTGCTGGCGCGGGTCCGGGGGGAGGTGGCGGCGCTGTGGGCGCCGGAGTCGGGGGCGCCCATCACGGCGGAGCAGGTGCAGCAGATGCGGTACACGCAGGCGGTGGCAAGGGAGGTGGTGCGGTACCGGCCGCCGGCGACGATGGTGCCCCACATCGCCGGGCAGCCGTTCCCGCTGACGGAGTGGTACACGGTGCCGAAGGGGGCGATAGTGTTCCCGTCGGCGTACGAGTCGTCGTTCCAAGGGTTCACCGAGCCGCAGCGGTTCGACCCAGACCGGTTCTCGGAACAGCGGGCGGAGGACCGGGTCCACAAGCGCCACTTCCTGGCCTTCGGCGCGGGCGCCCACCAGTGCGTGGGCCAGCGCTATGCCATCAACCACCTCGTCCTCTTCATCGCCCTCTTCACCTCGCTCGTCGACTTCGAGCGCCACCGCACCGACGGCTGCGACGAGATCGCGTACGTGCCAACCATCGTGCCCAAGGACGACTGCACCGTACACCTCTCCCGGCGAGGCGCTCCCTCACTCTGA